The nucleotide window TACAAAAAAGAGAGCTGAGTAAAACATTTTTTTAAAAATGTTACTCAGCTTTTTTTATATACTAATAAAATATCATACCTAAAAAAGAGAGACTGTTGCATTTCTAAATTTTAAAATTAAAATTCTCTTAGCTATCAATTCTTTCTATTTATTTTGCTTACAGAAAGAAAATCCGAAACTCACTTCGGTCAAACAGTCGGATTTTCAGTATTCTGTTTCGCTGCATAAATGACGCAAGAATTTCTAATGCCCGAAAATTTTAATTTTTACATATTTGCAACAGCCTCAATTTGGATTTTATTATTTTACTGTGAATTCTACACGGTTATTATAGGCATTTTTAATAGCACCTAAAATATCCCCATGTGAGTCCTGGATACTCATAGTAGCACCTGCAACTACATCTGCAAGTTCTTTCTTTTCAGCCTCACTAAGTTTTGCATATTTTGCTTTATCTTCCTCTTTAGTTGCTTTTTCTTTTAAAACTCTTCCATTTATATCAGAAGCGTTTTTAGCAAACCATTCTTCAACCTCTTTAATTGTCTTACCTTTAAAATAATTTTCATAGAAATCCATCTGTTTATCCCAATCATTCCTAGGATTCATACCATATGTATTTCCTCTTTGTCTTTTACTTTCCCAGTTTTCAATCTCTTTAGTCAGAGCTTCAACAGAGTTATCAGCTACTCCATCTACCTTACCAGTACTAGTATCTACATAGTTATATGGAGATGTTCCAGGCCATCCAGAAAATCTAGGCATAGTTTTACCTTTAGCATTTGGTGTTCCCACCTCAAGAACATCTACACGGAGGTTCACTATTTTACCTGCCTCATCAAATACACCAGCAGCAGTTACATAGTTAAATGAATATACAGGGACACCTTTGTTGTCTTTACCAGGTCCAACTCTGAAATTAGAAGTTTGTCCAAGTCCTTGATACAGTTTTGTTTCAGCCATAGCAATGCTATTAACTCCTAAAAGTAGTGAAGATAGTAATAGCCCTTTTATAAATGTTGTTTTTTTCATTAAATAATACCTCCTGTTTTTATATATAGTAAAATGTTAACTTATTATACTCTATATACTGAAAATAAGCAATATAAAGAATATTGATTTTGTAAAGTTAATTGTATGATAGTACAAACGTTAAATAAGACTAGACAAAGCAAAAATAGTTATAACAGGTTTATAATGTATATATATTTTATTAATAATAAATTCAAATAATTAGGTTGTCAAAACTGGATAAAAATAGTATAATGAAAGAAAGTTGGATATGGCAATAACTAAAAGTTTAAGTTATGTCTGGCTAAATTTAATCTATAACTTTATTATATTAGGAGGAAGATATGGGAATAGAAAAAAATCTTAGATACATCAATGAGGAATACGAGCA belongs to Fusobacterium sp. DD2 and includes:
- a CDS encoding FMN-binding protein, whose protein sequence is MKKTTFIKGLLLSSLLLGVNSIAMAETKLYQGLGQTSNFRVGPGKDNKGVPVYSFNYVTAAGVFDEAGKIVNLRVDVLEVGTPNAKGKTMPRFSGWPGTSPYNYVDTSTGKVDGVADNSVEALTKEIENWESKRQRGNTYGMNPRNDWDKQMDFYENYFKGKTIKEVEEWFAKNASDINGRVLKEKATKEEDKAKYAKLSEAEKKELADVVAGATMSIQDSHGDILGAIKNAYNNRVEFTVK